A genome region from Hippopotamus amphibius kiboko isolate mHipAmp2 chromosome 1, mHipAmp2.hap2, whole genome shotgun sequence includes the following:
- the CFAP107 gene encoding cilia- and flagella-associated protein 107, whose protein sequence is MQFLTSVSPQSFSTPSWKTETKYSTRVLTGNWLEERRKFTKATERTPQTIYRKEYVPFPGHRPDQISRWYSKRRVEGLPYKHLITHHQEPLHCHLISTYDDHYNRRNYNPGLPRLRTWNGHKLLWLPEKADFPLLAPPTNYGLYEQLKQRWLPPPEVTRRESIYTSAYPRPPSGAMSWREHAIPVPPPRLQPVPHF, encoded by the exons ATGCAGTTTCTTACTTCAGTAAGTCCACAGTCATTCTCCACTCCAAGCTGGAAGACTGAGACCAAGTATTCAACCAGAGTGCTCACTGGAAACTggttggaggagaggaggaag TTTACGAAAGCCACAGAGAGAACACCCCAGACCATTTATAGAAAAGAGTACGTCCCCTTCCCAGGCCACAGACCCGACCAGATCTCCAGGTGGTACAGCAAGAGGAGAGTTGAG GGGCTCCCATACAAACACCTGATCACCCACCACCAGGAGCCCTTGCACTGCCATCTGATCAGCACGTACGACGACCATTACAATCGGCGTAACTATAACCCAGGCTTGCCCCGGCTCCGCACGTGGAATGGACATAAGTTGCTGTGGCTCCCAGAAAAAGCTGACTTCCCCCTTCTTG CTCCCCCTACAAACTACGGACTCTATGAACAGTTGAAGCAGAGATGGCTCCCACCACCTGAGGTCACCCGGAGGGAGAGCATTTACACATCCGCCTACCCCAGACCACCATCAGGTGCTATGTCTTGGCGGGAGCATGCGATTCCGGTGCCTCCCCCTCGCCTGCAGCCTGTCCCACACTTCTGA